The DNA sequence CAGTATTCCTGTCCAGTCAATTGCCAATTTGATTTTAAACAGGAGCACTGCAACAATCAGTAATAGCATCGATACCATGGTGGCTAATTCTTTTAAACTTGACGAAACGGTCGCCGAAGCTTGGGAATTGATGTTTAACCCCTACGAAATATCCCCAACCTACCAGACTTGGTTGCTCGTCAATCCAACGGATCTAGGGATGACACCGATCAAAACGGAGAATGGGCAGATGGAAGCTACCATTATTGTTCAGTCAAAACCAGAGCTGCGTTTTGGCCCAAAGCCAGCTGCTAATCCAGTAATAAAATTACCAGATTTTGAATACAGGATGCTCAACGAAAGTGCAGAAGATGGCTTTCAGATTTTCCTGGATGCTACACTGCCCTACGAAGAAGCGGAGCGGCTTACCCAGCAGAGCATCAAAGGAGAACGCTTTGAGCAAGGCAGTCGTTATGTGGTAGTTGAAGACATAGAATTGTTTGGCCAGGGAAACAACCTGGTGATCAACCTTTTACTTTCAGGTAGCTACAATGGCCACATTTATCTCACCGGAGAGCCCGTTTTCAATCCTCGAAGAAATCGGATTGAAGTGGAAGACCTGGAGTACACCTTGGATAGTAAGAACTTTCTCCTCAAGTCGGCAGCTTGGTTAGCGAAAGGGACCCTGAAGAAGAAGCTACAGGAAAACATGGACTATCTGATGGATTATAACCTTAGCGATGCCCAAAAACAAATGCAGGAACAACTGCAAGACTATGAGATAAGCCCAGGGGTAAAACTCCAGGGCGCACTGGATGAATTGAACATCTACAATGCTTACCTGACGACCAACGGCATCAAAGTTGTGATGGCACTGAAGGGGGATTTAGGGGTCATCGTAGATGGCTTAGCAGATTTTGGAATGTAAACACTAAAAATTGGTGGTTCTTTGGCGGACGATTATTATTTTTGCCGGCTATGCGGTTGAAACAACTAGAAATAAAGGGTTTTAAAAGTTTCGCCAACGAAACTCAGGTCAACTTCTCTGAAGATGTGATCGGTATCGTAGGGCCTAACGGAAGTGGTAAATCAAATATCGTTGATGCCATTCGTTGGGTACTAGGGGAGCAGAAGAGTAAAGAATTGCGCCTTGACCAAATGTCGAGTGTGATTTTTAATGGCACCAAGAAGAAGAAAGCTTCCGGGATGGCATCGGTTTCCCTGACCTTTGAAAACACGAAGAACCTTCTCCCTACAGAATACAACACCGTTACCATCACCCGGATGCTGTACCGAACGGGGGAGAGCGAGTACCGCCTCAATGGCGTTACCTGCCGATTGATGGACATTACCAGTCTGTTTTTGGACACCGGAATTGGCTCCAACTCTTATGCCATCATTGCCTTGGGGATGGTAGATGATATCTTGGCAGACAAGGACAATTCCCGCCGTAAAATGTTTGAGCAAGCGGCAGGTATTTCCAAATACAAAATTCGTAAAAAGCAGACCCTCAATAAATTGAAGAATACAACGGATGATCTCGACCGGATCGAAGACCTGTTGTACGAAATCAATGGCAACCTGAGTTCACTCGAAAAACAGGCCAAGCGTGCCAAGAAGTATTTCGAACTAAAGGAAAGCTACAAAGACCTCAGTTTGCAATTGGCCCGAATAAAAATTGATGACCTAAGGGCCAGACACAAAGTGCTCCAGCAGCAACTTACCGAAGAAGAAGACAAATACCGGCAATACGAAATTGATATTACCCAGCTAGAAGCCGGGATAGAGTCGGAACGCAAAGCCCACGTAGATAAAGAAAAAGCACTTTCTGATCGTCAGCGAGACTTGAATAATCTCATCAGTCAGTTGAGAAATAAAGAAAGTGATCGACAAATGCTTAAGCAGCGTTTGCAGTTCATTACCCAAAATCAGGAAAAACTTACCCAGGATATCGCCCAGGCAAAACAGCGACTTACCCAACTGGAGAGCCAACTGGAAGATTACCGGGGAGAATTGAATGCTGAAAAGAGGGTAGAAGCTCGCCTGGAATTAGAATTGACGACTGCGGAAGAAAAGTTGGCACAAATACGCGCTAGCCATGGTTCCGTAAAGGCCAATCTAGACAGTATTGTCGGAGAACAGCAATCTGTCGAACGTGAAGTTTTTGAGCAGGAGAAACGAAGAGCCATTAACCAAAGTCGGATGGATAATTTCGAGCAGCAAAAAGCTCGAAATACCCAGGACATGGCCACTCGTGAGGAGGATATGCGCGATTTGAACGACCGCCTCAAAGCACTGGAAGCCAAGGAAAAAGAAGCGCTCAAAGATGTAGAAGCCCTAGAGTTAGCCGAAGAACAGCGCCAACAAAAAGTTGCGGAATCTGAAGCCCGACTGGAAGACCTCAATCAACGGCGCACCAAAGTCAATCGTACCCTTGATGCCAAGCGCAATGAGTATAAGTTGACCAAGAGCATGATCGAAAGTCTGGAAGGCTTTCCAGAATCGATACGCTTTTTGAATCAAAATAAAAGCTGGAAACAGGATGCTCCTTTGTTATCGGATCTTCTGTACGTTAAGGAGGACTACCGCGTAGCGATTGAGAATTATCTGGAGCCTTACCTGAATTATTACGTGGTCGAGAACCTCGAAGAAGCGTATGAGGCGATTCAGTTGTTGGGGCGTAGCCAAAAAGGCAAAGCCAATTTCTTCATCCTGGATGCTTTCAAAGAATACCTTCCTCCGGCAGAATTTTTGCCCTCAGGGATGCTGTTTGCTGCTGATCTGATTGAAACGGAAGACAAGTATCGCCGACTGGTGGCTTATCTTCTCGAAAAAGTACTCGTCACTGAGGGGGAAGACGTTAAAGCAGCTAATGCTGGAGGCGATTGGATTGTCCTTGGCCGGAGTGGTCGTTTTATTCGTCGACGCTTTAGTGTATCAGGTGGATCAGTGGGTTTGTTTGAAGGAAAGAAGATTGGCCGTAAGAAGAACCTGGAAATCCTGGAAAAAGCCATCGCTCAGGGCGAAAGAGAAGAGCAAAAGCTCTCAACGGAATACTTTCAGGAGAAAAACGACCTGGAGCGCCTAAAGCAGCAACGCAGTCAGCAAGGAATTCAACAGGCGCGGCAGGCACTGAATCAAATTTCACAACAGAAAGTTTCCTTGCTTACCAGGCTTGAGAATTTCCAGTCGTTCATGAGTGATATGCTCCAGAAAAATGAGCAGTTGCAAGCGGACATCCGCCGCATGGAGGAAGAAAACAAGGAAATCGAAGCCCAACTGGCAGGCGGCCAACGACGAGTAGCAGAAATAAAAGCGCAAATCGCTAATACCGACGGTAGCTACCGGGAAATTGCCGAAGAATTAAGTGCTGCTTCTGCCGCTTTCAATGAGAAGAACATCTCCTTTATTCGTCAGCAAAACCGGGTGACGGCACTTCAGCAGGAACTGTCTTTTCGCGAAAAGCAACTTACGGAAATCAACACCGTCCGCAAAAGCAATGAAGCCTCATTGCTTGGTAGCCAAGAAGAGATTCAAAATACGCAGACCAAAGTCGATGATTTAGAGATTGAACTTCAGGGGCTTTACGAAGAAAAAACCAAGCGAGAAGCTGGTTTAACAGCGGCTGAACAGGCATACTTTGAAGCACGTGGTGGCATCAATGAGTTGGAAGACAAGCTTCGCAAAGTGGGTCGCCTGCGCCAGGATGCCCAAATCTTGATCAACCAACTGAAAGACAAATTCAGTAGTGTAAAATTCGACATCAGTACGGTGGCCCAACGCCTACGGATAGAGTTCTCGATTGACGTGAATGAGTTTATCAACCAAGAGGCAGAGATCGATGAGCAGGTTGAAAAAATGGATCCTACCGAGCTCGAACTCAAGGTAGAACGCATGAAAAGCCGGATCGACAACTACGGCGAGATCAACCCCATGGCCGTCGAAGCCTACGATGAGATGAAAGAACGCTTTGACACCATCACCACCCAGCGAGAGGATATTGTGGCAGCCAAAGACTCTTTGATTCAAACCATCAAGGAAATTGAAGAAACGGCTACCGTTCAGTTTTTGGATGCCTTTGACAAGGCCCGGATTTACTTTATTGATGTATTTCGCAGTCTCTTTACGGAAGATGACAACTGTGACCTGATCTTGCTCGAACCGGAAAATCCACTGGAATCAAAGATCGAAATCGTAGCGAAGCCTAAAGGGAAACGCCCACAATCTATCAGCCAGTTATCGGGTGGAGAAAAAACATTAACGGCCACGGCCTTGCTTTTTGCCCTTTACCTGCTTAAGCCTGCACCGTTCTGTATTTTCGATGAGGTCGACGCCCCTCTGGATGATGCCAACATCACCAAGTTCAACCGCATCATCAAGAAATTCAGTAAGGAAAGCCAGTTCATCATCGTCACCCACAACAAGCTCACCATGGAAGCTGTAGATACCATCTACGGTGTATTCACCAATGAGAAAGAGGGAAGTGGGGTACTACCCGTAGAATTCTCGGAATTGGATGGTAGTGGCTTCTTTAAGGCCGCGCAAACGACGTAACCCGTAGTCTGGGCTTCAGCCCGGACGTGTAATTTTCACTTTAGCTTGACCACAAAAAATTTCAGAGAAGGTTTAAAATGTAGTTGGATAAGATTTTGCCTAGCTTTTGATCTGGCCGGGCTGAAGCCCAGCCTACGATTATTCCTCTTCCTGATACCTATCTCTTCCCGAACGATCAATGACCGTGCTACTTGCTTGCTGTGTGCCCTGGAGGACAACGTCGAGGATATTTACGTGAGCGGGTTGTTGGGCAATAAAGTATACGGTGGCTGCCACATCACGACTGGTCAGTGGTTGAAATCCTTCGTAGATGTTTGCTTTTTCCTGATCACCATCAAAGCGTACCAGTGCGAATTCAGTTTCTTCCACGTGGGCCGGAGCTACCTGGCTCACCCGCACACCATGCTGGTGTAAATCAAGTCGCATACTCTTGGTGAGGGCATCTACTGCAAATTTGGTGGCGCAGTAGACGTTGCCTTTAGGGTAAACCTCTTTGCCCGCAGTAGAGGCAACATTGATGACGTGCCCATGTCCGCGAGCCACCATGCCCGGGGTGACCGCTCTGGTAAGGTAGAGCAGGCCTTTGATATTGGTATCAATCATTTCATCCCAATGCTCAAGATGCCCTTCGTGAATAGGATCAAAGCCCTTGGCTTTACCCGCATTATTCATCAATATATCAATCGTAGACCACTCTGCGGGCAGACTATCGATAGCAGCTTGCACAGCCTCTGCAGAACGTACATCAAAGACGAGTAGGTGAGACTCCGTGCCGTAGCGTTCCTTCCACTCTTGTTGGAGGGCTTGAAGTCTTTCAGCCCTGCGGCCAGTGATGATAAGCCGATAGCCATTGGCAGCAAACTTAGCGGCCGTCGCTTTACCAATTCCTGAAGTAGCTCCCGTGATCAGGATACATTTCCCTTTACCCGCTTCGCTTTCCAAAAGCGCAGAAGCTTCTCGTTGCTGAATCAGGGCTTCTAATCGGCTTACATTGTCCTTGAGGGCTTGTAAGGTGTTTTGTTCTTGTTGAAGATCAGATTTATGGGCCATAAGCTTGAAGACCGCGTCATTTTCTGGAGTTTTGAACTCCGGGTTAATGGAAATAGCTTGTTGATAAGCATGGTAAGCTTGCTCGTGTTCATGCTGGCGATGGTGCAAAAGTGCCAAGTCATAATAAACAAAAGAGTGCTCAGGATTGATCTCTATGGTTTTTTGAAATGCCTTTAGTGCTTTTTTAGGATGATCAAGTGCACCGGCATATAAGAGCCCTAGTTGATAATAAGCATCCTCGGGAGTACCTTCTCTTTTTGCAGCTTCCTTAAAGTATTTTACCGCTTTTCCCGTAGCGTTAGGCTCTGCTTGAAGGCTTAATTCGCCTAAGCGAAACCATACATCAGCTCCCTGTTCATTGATGCTCACCAGGCGGGCCAAATATTTTCTAGCAAGGGCTGGTTGTCCTGCTAAATCGGCCAATTCTGCTGCTAGAAACAAGCCATTTTCGTGTTGCGGATTTTTGGTTAGCAAAAAGTTGACCTGCTCACTGGCTTCTTCCGCACGATCATCCTGTGCAAGTAGTAGCGCATAATTGTAGCGCAAAGCTTCATTGTTAGGAAAAGATTCAAGCCCGGCTTCTAACAATGTTATACCATCACTCATAGCGTCGCTATCGGCTAAGCGCCATGCTTTTTCCACTAGCAATTCGGCTTCTTCCTCCACATCCTCTTGTGCCTCATTCTCGGAGGGATCGCCTTCTAGCACCTCCATCCCAAAATCTTCTTCTTCCGGATGTTCTTCTGGTTCTCCTTCTAATATCTCTATGCCAAAGTCTTCTTGATTATCGCCATTTTCCTTTTCTTCTTCATCGAAGGTAGGAGTGGAAGGGAGTAAGTCTATTCCTGGTATACCGGTTAAATCCAGAGGTGGGACTTCTTCTTCCGCTGTTTCTGTTGCTACAACTTCCGCTACTGTTGGGGTTTCCGGTTGCGTTGGTGTTGGGGTTTCCTCTGCAAAGCTTTCGCGGAAAGCATCTCCTGCCTCAGTTTCATCCAGGAAGATGAAAAGTTGCTGATAAGCATTGTGTTGGAATTGGTAAAGTTCTAAATGTAGGTTACTACGCAAAAGGCGGATAAACTCTCCGGCTTCCCCTGAAATATCCCGAACTGCTTTCAAGTGGCTTGCAAATCCTTCATTATCCAGGCGTTCATCTTCCCGTTTTTGACGACGTAAATCGAGGTAGCGATCTTGCCAGAAGTTGATGTATTGAATAATGTCAGAAACCCTTTCAAAACTGGTAGCAACAACTTCTTTTTCACCATTTTCCGCCAACCTGTAGCCGGGAATAACCACCGGCAGTACATCGTGGCCATGTTCATTGAGCATACTCAATCCGCTCTCCATACACTTGGTAGAACGAAGGAAATTATCACTGATCAATAAAATAATGGCGCCTTCAAATCCTTTTAGCTTACTGGCCAGGCTTTGTTCCTGGTCTCTTTGAATAGCTACTTTTTGCAAGGTGATGACCGGTGCCAAATCAGTGGCAATCTTACTTGCAACCTCTTCGTTTTCAGCACAGTAAGCTAGTGATACGGGGATGTTTAATGTTTGCATAGTTGGATTTAGCTAAAAGCGAAAAAGTTTAGGATGCTGAAAGCAATTGTTGAATGCTTTGCTCGAATTCTTCTTGGAAAGCCTCGAAGCGGGAGGTAGCTGGCCCATCAAATCCTGTATGAATTTTTCTTACCCGATTTTCCTTATCAATGAAAAGCAAGGTAGGGTAGGAGATGATTTCGTTGAGCATGGGCAATGCCTTGGAAGCTTCTTCTTTGTCGTAATAGCCTCCCCAAAGAACAGGATAAGGAATTTCATTGCGTTCTTGATAGCGTCCAAGTGCGGCCAATGCTCTTTCCTCGTCTCGATAACGCTCAAAACCAATGCTTATTACCTGAAGGTCAGGATGAGGGTTTTTTGAAAAATAATCCAATAAGAACTGGGTCTCGTCCTTGCAATTAGGGCACCATGTCCCCATCAGTTGCACGAGTTTAGCCTTGCCGGCAAATGCTTCATCAGATAGACTCACTGGCTCCCCTTTGGTATTAGGGAACGTAAAATCGATAGCTTGGCCGCCATCAATGACCTTCGTCAACTCATAGGGGCTTTTGAGTGTAGCTTCCGAGTTTCGACGCGCTTCCCAAATGGTGCGATAGTGTTTGCCAGAACGGAAAGAACCTACCATTGTTTCGTTATCAGCATCAATCTGAGCCTCAAACAAAAAAGCATGTGCACCATCGAAAACTGATAAATAAGCTTTATTGCCAGAGACTTCTCCTTCCAGATAGCGATAATCGCCTGTTTCCGTACGGAAAGTGCCGCTGAGCTGGTTGTTGTTTTGAACAAATTCTCCAATACCTGCAAAGGCTGCTGATTCATCGCCACCAGGGCCAAAGGTAACTTCCCAAATACCGGATAGATCCAGCGCGGGCGCTTTAGGGATTTTAGTAAAACGATGGTTTTCACCAAAATGAGCAATAAAGGGAATGCTGTAATTTTCGCGGTAATTAACGACATATTCTCCCTCAATCAGACCTTCCTCATAGAGCCCTACGATATAAGTATCGTAGATAGGAAAATTGATCCTGATGGAATCTTTTGCCCTGTATTTGCTGCGGCCGAAAGAGACATCTTTGACGACAATCCTTTCATCTCCATTGAGAAACACGATTTGAAAAGTGGTGTCGTCGGTGTATTCTACTTCGAAATTGAAGGGAAGTTCACCATTGGTCACTTCGTCGAAAGTGAGCCCAAGCTTGTCTTCCCGGTACTCGCCTTTAGGATTGGGGGTGACAGCACTAGGATCAAGTTGCAGGACTGCTCGCCAAACACCGGGGGGGATTTTGGTATACGGATTTTCCATCCGCAAACAAGTAGTAAGCGTGAGCAGGGCAATGGCAGCCAAAAGTAAAGGAGCAAGTTTCACAAGCGTAGTTTAAGAACAATAACGGATAAGATCACAAAGGGTTATGATTTGCTCCCTTTAAAGTGATCATCTTTGTATTTAAAAAGGATATTGAAGGAAGTCAGACTACCGTAAATCCTGGTGATGTACTGCTGAAGGTTCACTTTCTCTTCGTCAATCAGCGCACTGCTATTGATTCTTTGCTCCATCACCCGCAAGCGATCTCTGACCATTACGATTTTGTGGAAGAAGGTATCAATTTCCATTTCTTTTTCCTTCATATCCGGGTCTTCCGGACGAAGGATAAGCGTGCCGTTGATCCACTTGTCGCCTAACTCCACTTTTTCTTCCAGACCATTGTAGGTCTTTAAAATTTTGATCAGTGCCTTTTCTGCTTCGGTAAAGCTTACTTCTTCTTCCGCTGTAATGGCTTCCACGACTTCCCATTTGTCATAATCGCGGCCTACCAGCTTTACGCCATAAAGCGTAAAAGTCAATTCATAAGCAGCCGGATGCAGTCGAATAACTACACCATCACCATAGGCGGGATGTTTTACCCGCGATCCTACTCCTAATACTCCTTCCATATTTTAAGACTATCCTTTTGGGTTAAAAATCAGGAATTTAATATTTCCATATCCAAATCTCCTTCCGATTTGGCGATCAAAGTAGAAACGGTTGCGTCACCAGTGACATTAACAACTGTTCTACACATATCGAGAATACGATCGACAGGGAAGATGATGGCTATCCAGGCAGGATTTAATCCTACGGATTGCAGGACAACAATCATCATCACCAAGCCTGCTGAAGGCACCGCTGCTGATCCAATCGAGGCCAATGTTGCGGTTAACACAATGGTTGCTTGCTGAGCGATAGACAGATCTACAAAGTGCATTTGAGCCATAAATACGACTGCCACTGCTTGATAAAGGCTCGTGCCATCCATGTTGACAGTCGCTCCAATCGGCAAGACAAAGTTGGATACGTTCTTCGATACACCAAGGTTATCTCTAACACACTCCAGGGTTACTGGTAAGGTAGCAGCACTGGAACTGGTAGAAAAGGCCAGGAATTGTGCTGGACTGATCTTTCTGAAAAAAGCCGCGTAAGGCAGTTCTCTCACAAAAATCTTCATCAACAAGGGGTAGAACACAAAAATCATAAAGGCCAAGCCCGCAACCAAAACAAGGGAATACGCAGCTAATCCTTTGAAAATTTCAATGACCTCTGCCGTTGTACTCGCCATTTTTGCAATGACGCCAGCCATTAGCGCAAAGACAAAAAATGGGGCAGCGTTCATTACCACCTCAACCATCTTCAGAAAAACCTCGTTGGTGCCGTCGATAAAGGCCATCACTGGCTCGGCTTTTTCTCTTGGAATCATCAAAAGAACGATACCGAAAAAGATGCCGAAGAAGATGACTTGCAACATCAATTTTCCGTCTGAAAGCGACTGGAAAATATTTTCGGGGACAAAATCCACGAAAAACTGCAAAGGGCCTGCTTCTTTCATTTGCGAAGCATCCGCCATCTTTTTAGAAAGTGATGGATCTTCCTGTGCACGGTTGAGTTCGTCTACTAATTCAGAAGCCGCAGCATCTCTAAAATTAGCGTAAGCAGGATCCGAAAGAAAATGCTTACCATCCAATATTTCTACACCATCTGTCTGCTGAACCCAAAGCTCATATTTTATCCGGTTCTTGATACGTTGATCTTGTGCGATAGTTGCACCTGGCTGAGCAATATTTACCAAAATGAGGCCAACCCCCACAGCCGCGACGGTTGTAATCAGGTAGGCCGCCATGGTCTTGGCACCCATCCTGCCTAGTTTGGATAAATCAGGTAAGGTGCTGATGCCTGAAATGATAGAAAGTAATACCAAGGGGACAGCAATGAACTTCAACAGGCGGATGAAAATGGTTCCAAATGGATCAATCCAATCAATTGTAAACTTGTTCCAGCCCCACTTCACAGAAAAGAAAGCGTAGATAATACCTAAAAACAGGCCAATAATAATTTTCCAATGCAGCGGTAGGTTCTTCATGAATCGAGGAGGATAGTTAGAAATAGCCCCCAAATTAACGAAATTTCTGATTCAGCGCTTTTTTGTCAATTGATTATCACAAAATAGCGGAGGTTTCACCAGTTCGCTTAATTCTCTTAAGTTTGCCGCATGAGATTGGAAAACGATTTATTGCTACGTGTTGCTCAAGGAGCAGAAGTAGAGCGCCCCCCAGTGTGGCTGATGCGTCAGGCAGGAAGAATATTACCGGAATACCGTGCTTTGCGGGCAAAGCTTAGCGGGTTTAAAGAACTTGTGGAGACCCCCGCCTTGGCGGCAGAGGTAACCCTGCAACCTGTTGATATTCTGGGTGTGGATGCTGCCATTATCTTCTCCGACATATTGGTTATCCCCGAAGCTATGGGGCTGACTTACGAGATGATTGAGAAGAAAGGGCCCTCTTTTCCTACAACGATCAAATCTCGTCAAGACATCGATGATTTGATCACGGGTGAGACAGCGGCTTCAGAACTTACCTACGTTTATGATGCTTTAACCCTCACGAAAAAACAATTAGCCGGTCGGGTGCCGCTGATCGGTTTCGCGGGTGCTCCCTGGACCATCATGGCTTATATGGTGGAAGGTGGCGGAAGCAAAACTTTTTCCAAAGCCCGCAAGATGCTATTCCGTGAACCAGCAATGGCGCATGCACTGCTTGAAAAGATTACCATTACAACCATTGCTTATCTAAAACAGAAGGTCAAGCACGGGGCAGATCTTATCCAGTTGTTTGACTCCTGGGCTGGAATTTTATCTCCTGAGTTGTACCGGGAGTTTGCTATTCCTTATCTACGCCAGATTACTGAAGCATTGCGTGAAGACGGTACGCCAGTGACGATCTTTGCCAAAGATGCCTGGTTTGCGCTTCCTGATTTAGCCGCATTGCCATGCCAGGTGATTGGTTTGGATTGGACGCAGCAACCTGCCGAGTTACGTAAATCTCTCCAAACAGATAAAGCTTTTCAGGGCAACCTTGATCCTTGCCAGCTTTATGCTCCCGGAGAAAAAGTAGCAGCAGCTACTAAAAAAATGCTGAGCACCTTTGGCAAAAAACACATTGCCAACCTTGGCCATGGTGTTTACCCGGATACCCCGCTTGAAGGCGTCAGGGCTTTTATTCAAACGGTACAATCCCACCGCTATTAGCCATTATGGCCAGGTTTGTCGCTCATTTTGGCGGGTTTATCCCCTGGCACCAAAGTGGTCGATTAATTTAATTAAACGAAACAAGCTTTTATTATCCCCTTAGCTTTATTACTTTTGCCACGCTGCAAGCATGAGCATCTGTTGGGGATGTAATAAAAAGACTTGCACAACACCTAAGAAATTCCCGCTTCCATATAAACTGATTTTATGGGTTGGTTCAAGCGACTTAAAGACGGTATTCAGACAGCAACGAGGAACAAGAAAGAAGCTCCTGAGGGGCTTTGGTATAAATGTAAACGTTGTAAAGAAACTTCTACCATGAAGGAGTTGCGGGAAAACGCTTACAAGTGTCCTCACTGCAACTATCATGTAAGAATAGGTTCTTACGATTACTTTGACCTCATCTTCGATGGCAATTTCGATTTGATGTTCGAGGAGTTTCGTTCAAAGGATCATCTTCATTTCGTAGATCTAAAATCTTATCCCGAAAGGCTCAACAGTGCCTATAAAAAAACGGGACTTACGGATGCTATTACCGTTGCGAAAGGCAAGGTCAATCGCCGCCCACTGGTTATTGCAGCGATGGATTTTCAGTTTATCGGAGGTTCCATGGGCTCGGTTGTGGGGGAAAGAATTTCTCGTGCTATTGACCATTGCCGTGAGACCCGCACGCCCTTCATGATTATTTCCAAGACGGGTGGTGCCCGAATGATGGAATCTGCTTTCAGCTTGATGCAGATGGCGAAAACATCTGCTAAGCTGAGTACCCTGGCCAAAGCTGGCGTGCCTTATTTCTCTTTTATGACAGATCCTACCACGGGAGGCGTTACGGCTTCTTTCGCAATGCTGGGGGATATCAACTTTGCGGAACCAGAAGCACTGATTGGTTTTGCGGGTCCTCGTGTCATCAAAGAAACGATTAAAAAAGAGCTGCCTGAAGGATTTCAAACTTCGGAATTTGTACTGGAGCACGGTTTCCTTGATTTCATTGTAGATAGAAAAGATCTTAAAGAGCGGATCTCCGATCTACTCCAGCTTTTTGAGAAGTAATGCGCTTCGTCAACCACCTGTCTGAAGTATTCATTATCGCATACTCTTGAGTGATTGAACCCTATTCGTTGTGGTTCGCTCACAACAACAGTATTAATACCACAGAAAGATGGATAAAAGCATACTCGCTTTGGTTATTATCTTGACCACCAATTTCCTTGCTGCTCAAGATGCTACCCCTCCCGTTTTGAATCCTTTAATGTATAAGATTGCTGAAGCTGCCTCACCTGCCCGCTTGGAAGCTGATATCCGTACATTGGTCAATTTTGGTACCCGCCACACCTTAAGTGATACCCTTTCTGAAACGCGGGGGATCGGAGCCGCGCGCCGTTGGATCAAAGCAAGTTTCGATAAAATCAGTACAGATTGTGATGATTGTCTTCAAGTGGAATACCAAAGAACACTGGTGCCAGCGGCAGATAATCGCCGTATTCCTGAGGACACCTGGGTCGTCAATGTAATGGCGATCCAAAAAGGAACGCGCTACCCCAACCGTTACGTCATCATGAGCGGGGATATTGATTCTCGCGTGAGTGATCCCTTGAATGGTACGGATGATTCTCCCGGTGCCAATGACAATGCCAGTGGTATGGCCGGGGTGATTGAAGCTGCCAGAGTGCTTTCAAAATACGAATTCCCGGTCTCAATTATTTATGTGGGACTTTCTGGCGAGGAGCAAGGTCTTTTTGGAGGGCAGCATCTGGCACAAAAAGCCCTTGATGAAGG is a window from the Lewinella sp. LCG006 genome containing:
- a CDS encoding DUF4403 family protein yields the protein MRSLLALFVTVVIFSLMGCKTTQPTRPLENYEIDDRFANQSSTIRIPVRLNIQELENSLNQQLGDALYRDDSFNDGDKMKVIARKDGTIRITTEGSTINYQVPLDLWIQYDLGLGKVEATGRLNLDFSTVYAINHDWKLATQTILQSHEWKERPRLKMGGVSIPVQSIANLILNRSTATISNSIDTMVANSFKLDETVAEAWELMFNPYEISPTYQTWLLVNPTDLGMTPIKTENGQMEATIIVQSKPELRFGPKPAANPVIKLPDFEYRMLNESAEDGFQIFLDATLPYEEAERLTQQSIKGERFEQGSRYVVVEDIELFGQGNNLVINLLLSGSYNGHIYLTGEPVFNPRRNRIEVEDLEYTLDSKNFLLKSAAWLAKGTLKKKLQENMDYLMDYNLSDAQKQMQEQLQDYEISPGVKLQGALDELNIYNAYLTTNGIKVVMALKGDLGVIVDGLADFGM
- the smc gene encoding chromosome segregation protein SMC, with the protein product MRLKQLEIKGFKSFANETQVNFSEDVIGIVGPNGSGKSNIVDAIRWVLGEQKSKELRLDQMSSVIFNGTKKKKASGMASVSLTFENTKNLLPTEYNTVTITRMLYRTGESEYRLNGVTCRLMDITSLFLDTGIGSNSYAIIALGMVDDILADKDNSRRKMFEQAAGISKYKIRKKQTLNKLKNTTDDLDRIEDLLYEINGNLSSLEKQAKRAKKYFELKESYKDLSLQLARIKIDDLRARHKVLQQQLTEEEDKYRQYEIDITQLEAGIESERKAHVDKEKALSDRQRDLNNLISQLRNKESDRQMLKQRLQFITQNQEKLTQDIAQAKQRLTQLESQLEDYRGELNAEKRVEARLELELTTAEEKLAQIRASHGSVKANLDSIVGEQQSVEREVFEQEKRRAINQSRMDNFEQQKARNTQDMATREEDMRDLNDRLKALEAKEKEALKDVEALELAEEQRQQKVAESEARLEDLNQRRTKVNRTLDAKRNEYKLTKSMIESLEGFPESIRFLNQNKSWKQDAPLLSDLLYVKEDYRVAIENYLEPYLNYYVVENLEEAYEAIQLLGRSQKGKANFFILDAFKEYLPPAEFLPSGMLFAADLIETEDKYRRLVAYLLEKVLVTEGEDVKAANAGGDWIVLGRSGRFIRRRFSVSGGSVGLFEGKKIGRKKNLEILEKAIAQGEREEQKLSTEYFQEKNDLERLKQQRSQQGIQQARQALNQISQQKVSLLTRLENFQSFMSDMLQKNEQLQADIRRMEEENKEIEAQLAGGQRRVAEIKAQIANTDGSYREIAEELSAASAAFNEKNISFIRQQNRVTALQQELSFREKQLTEINTVRKSNEASLLGSQEEIQNTQTKVDDLEIELQGLYEEKTKREAGLTAAEQAYFEARGGINELEDKLRKVGRLRQDAQILINQLKDKFSSVKFDISTVAQRLRIEFSIDVNEFINQEAEIDEQVEKMDPTELELKVERMKSRIDNYGEINPMAVEAYDEMKERFDTITTQREDIVAAKDSLIQTIKEIEETATVQFLDAFDKARIYFIDVFRSLFTEDDNCDLILLEPENPLESKIEIVAKPKGKRPQSISQLSGGEKTLTATALLFALYLLKPAPFCIFDEVDAPLDDANITKFNRIIKKFSKESQFIIVTHNKLTMEAVDTIYGVFTNEKEGSGVLPVEFSELDGSGFFKAAQTT
- a CDS encoding SDR family NAD(P)-dependent oxidoreductase — protein: MQTLNIPVSLAYCAENEEVASKIATDLAPVITLQKVAIQRDQEQSLASKLKGFEGAIILLISDNFLRSTKCMESGLSMLNEHGHDVLPVVIPGYRLAENGEKEVVATSFERVSDIIQYINFWQDRYLDLRRQKREDERLDNEGFASHLKAVRDISGEAGEFIRLLRSNLHLELYQFQHNAYQQLFIFLDETEAGDAFRESFAEETPTPTQPETPTVAEVVATETAEEEVPPLDLTGIPGIDLLPSTPTFDEEEKENGDNQEDFGIEILEGEPEEHPEEEDFGMEVLEGDPSENEAQEDVEEEAELLVEKAWRLADSDAMSDGITLLEAGLESFPNNEALRYNYALLLAQDDRAEEASEQVNFLLTKNPQHENGLFLAAELADLAGQPALARKYLARLVSINEQGADVWFRLGELSLQAEPNATGKAVKYFKEAAKREGTPEDAYYQLGLLYAGALDHPKKALKAFQKTIEINPEHSFVYYDLALLHHRQHEHEQAYHAYQQAISINPEFKTPENDAVFKLMAHKSDLQQEQNTLQALKDNVSRLEALIQQREASALLESEAGKGKCILITGATSGIGKATAAKFAANGYRLIITGRRAERLQALQQEWKERYGTESHLLVFDVRSAEAVQAAIDSLPAEWSTIDILMNNAGKAKGFDPIHEGHLEHWDEMIDTNIKGLLYLTRAVTPGMVARGHGHVINVASTAGKEVYPKGNVYCATKFAVDALTKSMRLDLHQHGVRVSQVAPAHVEETEFALVRFDGDQEKANIYEGFQPLTSRDVAATVYFIAQQPAHVNILDVVLQGTQQASSTVIDRSGRDRYQEEE